One region of Drosophila subobscura isolate 14011-0131.10 chromosome J, UCBerk_Dsub_1.0, whole genome shotgun sequence genomic DNA includes:
- the LOC117893444 gene encoding enhancer of rudimentary homolog — MSRTILLIQLDSRDKSRSYAYFHSVDECLERVCKIYEEHLKRCTPCAHVITYDILQLFDFIDMLKDLTCLVFEEEANTYAPRNKDWIKNQISDKLRKEANKSGGTGETANAEKKRLVKER; from the coding sequence ATGTCTCGCACAATTCTACTGATCCAACTCGATTCGCGCGATAAGAGTCGCTCCTACGCCTACTTCCACAGCGTCGACGAGTGCTTGGAGCGTGTGTGCAAGATCTACGAGGAGCACCTGAAACGCTGCACTCCATGTGCCCATGTCATCACCTACGACATTCTGCAATTGTTTGACTTCATCGACATGCTGAAGGATCTCACCTGCTTGGTGTTCGAAGAGGAGGCCAACACCTATGCGCCACGCAACAAAGACTGGATCAAGAATCAAATAAGTGACAAGCTGCGAAAGGAGGCGAACAAAAGCGGGGGAACTGGGGAAACGGCAAACGCAGAAAAGAAACGACTTGTAAAGGAGCGCTAA
- the LOC117893608 gene encoding uncharacterized protein LOC117893608, protein MFDLKKRSRQIRAICNVIYNDPFLWDVIKSYTIFAAAIPIAHTFNGYKLMP, encoded by the coding sequence ATGTTTGATTTGAAGAAACGATCTCGCCAGATTCGCGCTATATGCAATGTGATATACAACGATCCATTCCTTTGGGACGTTATCAAGAGCTACACCATTTTTGCGGCAGCCATACCCATTGCCCATACATTTAATGGATACAAGTTAATGCCATAA